The Anguilla anguilla isolate fAngAng1 chromosome 19, fAngAng1.pri, whole genome shotgun sequence genome has a segment encoding these proteins:
- the LOC118218900 gene encoding LOW QUALITY PROTEIN: NLR family CARD domain-containing protein 3-like (The sequence of the model RefSeq protein was modified relative to this genomic sequence to represent the inferred CDS: substituted 2 bases at 2 genomic stop codons), with translation MSSSEETEANDGTHGPARKRDQVERAGSTVPSCLSMKSDHSMDHPEKFSGGITGDLRVQVERAGSPVPSCLAMMSDHSMDHPEKFSGEITGDLRIHCSQASNHIVERSSEKLLSKQSLLRTLMKLKKTEKLKLFQSHLSQGCPECFYSRRTEDPSVLDTFMKMKELFKSHQIADYPECTEREQEDPEALYIVEKMLETCGIEGSLKITLHILRNMKKKDVTDPLERDEQHNEFKERAQQALKTHLKKRFECIFEGLAKQGHQTLLNEIYTELYITEGGSRGVNDEHEIRQIEIASKRQTTHETAIICNDIFKPSPGQEKPIRTVLTKGIAGIGKTVSVQKFILDWADGKANQDIDFIFSLPFRDLNLKKKREFSLMELLQQYFPQLKEIKSFEDDEVKVVFIFDGLDECRLPLDFQSNEICCDITESSSLDVLLTNLIKGNLLPSALLWITSRPAAANQIPPECVHRVTEVRGFNDPQKEEYFRKKIRDRNKASKIISHIKSSRSLYIMCHIPVFCWISATVLETMFDKVSADLPKTLTEMYTYFLLIQTNVKNEKYLGTNETTPKKMSASNTEIILKLGQLALLQLKRGNLIFYEEDLREMGIDVSEASVYSGVCTEIFKEECGLGEEKVYCFVHLSIQEYLAALFVFHSCVNGNGNVLRAEESKPHRVRVQLSKLHRTAVDQALESKNGHLDLFLRFLLGFSLDSIQTLLGGILTQTGSRSESIEKTVLYIKERIKKESSAERTINLFHCLNELNDNSLVEEIKNFQGSGKLSNEKLEPHQCSALAFMLLMSEEILDELDLTTYKTSAAGYQRLVPVVRHCRKAIISSVGLSEFYCSKVIFLRASVTLNPQYHSSSLNMITVKLHISDFTGYCAIXKYNNIXILFCRLNSCDLTEKSCEIVASALQSSNSPLRDLDLSNNNLGDSGVKLLCAALMSPNCKLQKLGLNGCDLTEKSCEIVASALQSSNSPLRDLDLSNNNLGDSGVKLLCAGLLSPNCKLQ, from the exons atgagttcCTCAGAGGAGACCGAGGCTAACGATGGAACCCACGGCCCTGCgagaaagag ggaccaggtagaaagagcagggtcaacTGTACCCAGCTgcctgtctatgaagagtgaccatTCAATGGATCATCCTGAGAAGTTCAGCGGAGGGATCACAGGTGATCTCAG ggttcaggtagagagggcagggtcacctgtacccagctgccTGGCTATGATGAGTGACCATTCAATGGATCATCCTGAGAAGTTCAGCGGAGAGATCACAGGTGATCTCAG GATCCACTGCTCACAGGCGTCCAACCATATTGTAGAGAGGAGTTCAGAGAAACTGTTGTCAAAACag tctctcctgcgcactctgatgaagctgaagaagactgaaaagttgaaactgtttcagagccatctgagtcaggGTTGCCCAGAATGCTTTTATAGTAGAAGAACAGAAGATCCTTCTGTACTGGACACGtttatgaagatgaaggaattgTTCAAGAGTCATCAAATTgctgattacccagaatgcactgagagagagcaggaggatcctgaggccctgtacatagttgagaagatgctggagacctgtggcattgaggggtctctgaagatcacactccatatcctgaggaacatgaagAAGAAGGATGTCACTGAcccactggagagagatgagcagcaca atgaattcaaagaaagagcccagcaggcactgaaaactcatctgaagaagaggtttgaatgcatatttgaaggtttagcaaagcagggccaccagaccctcctcaatgagatctatacagagctctacatcacagaggggggaagtagGGGGGTCAATGATGAACATGagatcagacagattgagatagcatcgaagagacaaaccacacatgAGACTGCAATCATCTGCAATGACATATTTAAGCCTTcacctggacaagagaaaccaatcagaactgtgcttacaaagggcatcgctggcattgggaaaaccgtctctgtgcagaagttcattctggactgggcagatggaaaagccaatcaggacattgatttcatcttcagtcttcctttccgagatctgaatctgaaaaagaagagagaattTAGTCTCATGGAACTTCTGCAGCAAtactttccacaactgaaagagatcaaaagttttgaagatgatgaagtcaaagttgtgttcatctttgatggtctggatgagtgtcgacttcctctagatttccaaagcaatgagatttgctgtgatataacagagtcatcatcattggatgtgctgctgaccaacctcattaaggggaatctgcttccctctgccctcctctggatcacctcccgaccagcagcagccaatcagatccctcctgagtgcgtccaccgggtgacagaggtacgaggattcaatgacccacagaaggaggagtacttcaggaagaaaatCAGAGATCGGAACAAGGCCAGcaaaattatctcacacataaagtcatccaggagtctctacatcatgtgtcacataccagtcttctgctggatttctgctactgttctggagacaatgtttGATAAAGTGAGTGCAGACCTGCCCAAAActttgactgaaatgtacacatacttcctgctcattcagactaatgtgaagaatgagaagtatCTTGGCACCAATGAGACAAccccaaagaaaatgtcagcatcaaatacagaaatcatcctgaaactggggcagctggctttacTACAGCTGAAAaggggcaatctgatattctatgaagaggacctgagagagatgggcattgatgtcagtgaagcttcagtgtactctggggtgtgcacagagatctttaaagaggagtgtgggttgggtgaggagaaggtctactgctttgtgcatctgagcattcaggagtatctggctgccttgtttgtgtttcattcatgtgtgaatggGAACggaaatgtactcagagcagaagaatcaaaacctcacagagtcagagtgcagctgtctaagttacacaggactgcagtggatcaggccttagagagtaagaatggacacctagaccttttcctcagattccttctaggcttctctctggactccattcagactctaTTAGGAGgaatactgacacagacaggaagcag atcagagagcattGAGAAAACAGTATTGTACATAAAGGAGAGGATCAAAAaagaatcttcagcagagaggaccataaatctgttccactgtctcaatgaactgaatgacaactctctagtggAGGAAATCAAGAATTTCCAGGGATCAGGAAAACTCTCTAATGAAAAGCTGGAACCACACCAATGTTCAGCCCTGGCCTTtatgttactgatgtcagaggagatcctggatgagttAGACTTGACGACCTAcaaaacatcagcagcaggttatcAGAGGCTGGTACCAGTAGTCAGgcactgcaggaaggccat aatttcatctgtaggactgtcagagttct attgtagcaaagtcattttcctcagagcatcagtaactttaaatcctcaatatcactcttcatcactgaACATGATTACTGTTAAATTgcacatatcagattttacaggatattgcgctatttaaaaatacaataatatataaattctcttttgcagactgaacagctgtgacctcacagagaagtcctgtgaaattgtggcctctgctcttcagtcatcaaactcacccctgagagatctggacctcagcaacaataacctgggagattcaggagtgaagctgctctgtgctgcactgatgagtccaaactgtaaactgcagaaactggg actgaatggctgtgacctcacagagaagtcctgtgaaattgtggcctctgctcttcagtcatcaaactcacccctgagagatctggacctcagcaacaataacctgggagattcaggagtgaagctgctctgtgctggactgctgagtccaaactgtaaactacag